The following proteins are encoded in a genomic region of Necator americanus strain Aroian chromosome II, whole genome shotgun sequence:
- a CDS encoding hypothetical protein (NECATOR_CHRII.G5286.T2), which translates to MAICTYNARTLASEAAIEDLMMQAKKIKYDVIGLTETRRRHPLNAVYETGEELFLGTCDSRGVGGVGVLVNTSLAKNIDSFEQLTTRIGRLRMRRCGPIPALTIFVVYAPTSSYEEEEVEAFYMDLEKFYQEDHAFYKVIVGDFNAKVGPRRTPEELHIGTHGLQWNDQGERLAEFIMTTKTIHGNSQFQKPSSLRWTWESPGGGYRNEIDHIIVNKRFCLTDVGVVPKFYTGSDHRLLRGRFSFTRRAEKAAKYREKSQDYHQLGSLR; encoded by the coding sequence atggcgatctgtacttataacgcacgtacgcttgcatcggaagcggccatcgaagatctgatgatgcaagccaagaagatcaagtacgacgtcatcggactgaccgagacgagacgacgtcaccctctcaacgccgtatatgaaactggagaagaactgttcttaggaacatgcgacagtagaggtgttggtggagttggcgtcctcgtcaacacgagtttggcaaagaacatcgactcttttgaacaacttacgacccgaatcggacgtctgcggatgagaagatgtggcccaataccagctttgactatcttcgtcgtttacgctccaacatcaagctacgaagaagaagaagtcgaagctttctatatggacctggagaagttctaccaagaagatcatgccttctacaaggtcatagttggcgacttcaacgctaaggttggcccaagaagaacgccggaggaacttcacatcgggacccacggcctacaatggaatgaccagggagagaggctcgccgagttcatcatgacgactaagaccatccatgggaactcgcaatttcagaagccctcttctttacgctggacgtgggagtcacccggtggagggtaccgtaatgaaatagaccacatcatcgtcaataaaaggttctgcctgacggacgtcggtgttgtaccaaagttctatacgggatcggaccatcgcctcctccgaggaagattttccttcacaaggagagcagagaaagccgccaagtacagagagaaatcccaggactatcatcaactgggatctctacgctag
- a CDS encoding hypothetical protein (NECATOR_CHRII.G5286.T1), producing the protein MAICTYNARTLASEAAIEDLMMQAKKIKYDVIGLTETRRRHPLNAVYETGEELFLGTCDSRGVGGVGVLVNTSLAKNIDSFEQLTTRIGRLRMRRCGPIPALTIFVVYAPTSSYEEEEVEAFYMDLEKFYQEDHAFYKVIVGDFNAKVGPRRTPEELHIGTHGLQWNDQGERLAEFIMTTKTIHGNSQFQKPSSLRWTWESPGGGYRNEIDHIIVNKRFCLTDVGVVPKFYTGSDHRLLRGRFSFTRRAEKAAKEDSAMDNIDEEYDRLVEHLHDCAKKAESFKTTRRRLSLETLELIRQRGAARAAGNQELTSELARLCREAIKEDLKERRAEVLAEAAEAGKSIRYARRDFASRKTRMTALRNPKGTAIASRRGMEKIIYDFYSDLFDSHVHLPPHHLREDGQVIPEVLPSEIRHAIMSVPKQWKTSKTVLLYKKGDPHDIGNYRPICLLSVIYKLFTRVILNRIEKVLDEGQPCEQAGFRKGFSTIDHIHTVSKLIEVSREYKMPLCLTFIDLKKAFDSVETEAVVEALNNQGVPTQYIKVLRELYSNFTTGISPFYKNIIIDVKRGVRQGDTISPKIFTATLENAMRKLEWDDMGVKVDGRQLHHLRFADDIVLVTPSISQAERMLTEFDETCGCIGLQLNLQKTMFMRNGWVSDAPFTLNGTNISECTSYVYLGRELNMMNDLTPELGRRRRAAWGAFKSIEDVVKKTRNTRLRAHLFNTTVLPALTYASEAWAFRKQEENAVSVIERAIERVMLGVSRFTQVRDGIRSSLLRQRSKIRDAAAFVKESKIRWAGHVMRFDDNRWTRAVSDWVPRDIKRTTGRPPTRWSDFFTKSLKEKYDALRVPRERRNHWATLARDRDKWKNYWRPLDQFEE; encoded by the exons atggcgatctgtacttataacgcacgtacgcttgcatcggaagcggccatcgaagatctgatgatgcaagccaagaagatcaagtacgacgtcatcggactgaccgagacgagacgacgtcaccctctcaacgccgtatatgaaactggagaagaactgttcttaggaacatgcgacagtagaggtgttggtggagttggcgtcctcgtcaacacgagtttggcaaagaacatcgactcttttgaacaacttacgacccgaatcggacgtctgcggatgagaagatgtggcccaataccagctttgactatcttcgtcgtttacgctccaacatcaagctacgaagaagaagaagtcgaagctttctatatggacctggagaagttctaccaagaagatcatgccttctacaaggtcatagttggcgacttcaacgctaaggttggcccaagaagaacgccggaggaacttcacatcgggacccacggcctacaatggaatgaccagggagagaggctcgccgagttcatcatgacgactaagaccatccatgggaactcgcaatttcagaagccctcttctttacgctggacgtgggagtcacccggtggagggtaccgtaatgaaatagaccacatcatcgtcaataaaaggttctgcctgacggacgtcggtgttgtaccaaagttctatacgggatcggaccatcgcctcctccgaggaagattttccttcacaaggagagcagagaaagccgccaa ggaagattctgcaatggacaacatcgacgaggaatatgaccggcttgtcgaacaccttcacgactgcgcgaagaaggctgagagttttaaaaccaccaggaggcgcctgtctcttgaaactcttgagctgatacgccagcgtggagcagcacgagccgcagggaaccaagaactcacgtccgagctcgcaaggctttgccgagaggcgataaaggaagaccttaaagagagaagagcagaagtgctggctgaagctgcagaggcggggaaaagcatccgctatgcccgtcgagacttcgccagtcgcaagacgaggatgactgctctccggaacccaaagggaacagccattgcatcgagaagggggatggagaaaatcatctacgacttctactctgatctcttcgacagccatgtccacttgcctcctcaccatctgagggaagatggacaagtcattccagaggttctcccgtccgaaatacgacatgctatcatgtcg gttcctaaacagtggaagaccagcaagaccgtgttgttgtataaaaagggagatccacatgacatcggcaactatcgcccaatctgcctactgtccgtcatctacaagctctttacaagagtaatccttaataggattgaaaaagtcttggatgaaggacagccatgcgagcaagcagggtttcgaaaaggattcagcacgattgaccacattcacactgtttcgaaactcatcgaggtatcacgagagtacaagatgccgctctgtctcaccttcatcgacttaaagaaggctttcgactcggttgagacggaagcggtcgtggaagccttgaacaaccaaggcgtccctactcagtacattaaggtacttcgagagttgtacagtaacttcacgaccggaatttcgccattctacaagaacatcatcattgacgtgaagaggggggtccgacagggtgatacaatttcacccaaaatattcacagccaccctcgagaacgcaatgcgaaagttggaatgggacgacatgggagtgaaggttgatggtcggcagctacaccatttgcgctttgctgatgacatcgtactggtaacacctagcatcagccaagcggaacgaatgctgaccgaattcgacgaaacatgtggatgcatcggtcttcagctgaatctacaaaagacgatgttcatgcggaacggatgggtctcggatgccccattcacgctcaacggaacgaacatatccgaatgcaccagctacgtttatctgggtcgggaactgaacatgatgaacgacctgacccccgagctgggcaggaggagacgagcggcttggggagcgttcaagagcatcgaggatgtagtgaagaagaccaggaacacccggctccgtgctcacctcttcaacaccaccgtacttcctgctttgacttatgcttcggaagcctgggcatttcgcaagcaggaagaaaacgcggtgagcgtcattgaacgcgcaattgagagagtgatgctaggagtatcccgtttcacgcaagtgagggacgggattcgaagttccctcctacgtcagcgatcgaagattagagacgccgccgcgtttgtcaaggaaagtaaaataaggtgggccggacacgtgatgcgctttgatgacaaccgttggaccagagccgtgagcgactgggttccccgcgatattaagcgcactacaggaagaccgccgacccgatggtcagatttcttcacgaaatccttgaaagaaaaatatgatgctcttcgtgtcccacgcgaaaggaggaaccactgggctactctggcacgcgatcgggacaaatggaagaattactggcgcccgctcgaccagttcgaagaataa
- a CDS encoding hypothetical protein (NECATOR_CHRII.G5287.T1), with amino-acid sequence MDNIDEEYDRLVEHLHDCAKKAESFKTTRRRLSLETLELIRQRGAARAAGNQELTSELARLCREAIKEDLKERRAEVLAEAAEAGKSIRYARRDFASRKTRMTALRNPKGTAIASRRGMEKIIYDFYSDLFDSHVHLPPHHLREDGQVIPEVLPSEIRHAIIAFRQYSSTPWLFTRYLSECKVPKQWKTSKTVLLYKKGDPHDIGNYRPICLLSVIYKLFTRVILNRIEKVLDEGQPCEQAGFRKGFSTIDHIHTVSKLIEVSREYKMPLCLTFIDLKKAFDSVETEAVVEALNNQGVPTQYIKVLRELYSNFTTGISPFYKNIIIDVKRGVRQGDTISPKIFTATLENAMRKLEWDDMGVKVDGRQLHHLRFADDIVLVTPSISQAERMLTEFDETCGCIGLQLNLQKTMFMRNGWVSDAPFTLNGTNISECTSYVYLGRELNMMNDLTPELGRRRRAAWGAFKSIEDVVKKTRNTRLRAHLFNTTVLPALTYASEAWAFRKQEENAVSVIERAIERVMLGVSRFTQVRDGIRSSLLRQRSKIRDAAAFVKESKIRWAGHVMRFDDNRWTRAVSDWVPRDIKRTTGRPPTRWSDFFTKSLKEKYDALRVPRERRNHWATLARDRDKWKNYWRPLDQFEE; translated from the exons atggacaacatcgacgaggaatatgaccggcttgtcgaacaccttcacgactgcgcgaagaaggctgagagttttaaaaccaccaggaggcgcctgtctcttgaaactcttgagctgatacgccagcgtggagcagcacgagccgcagggaaccaagaactcacgtccgagctcgcaaggctttgccgagaggcgataaaggaagaccttaaagagagaagagcagaagtgctggctgaagctgcagaggcggggaaaagcatccgctatgcccgtcgagacttcgccagtcgcaagacgaggatgactgctctccggaacccaaagggaacagccattgcatcgagaagggggatggagaaaatcatctacgacttctactctgatctcttcgacagccatgtccacttgcctcctcaccatctgagggaagatggacaagtcattccagaggttctcccgtccgaaatacgacatgctatcat agccttccgccagtactcatcaacaccctggctctttacacgttatctgtcggaatgcaaggttcctaaacagtggaagaccagcaagaccgtgttgttgtataaaaagggagatccacatgacatcggcaactatcgcccaatctgcctactgtccgtcatctacaagctctttacaagagtaatccttaataggattgaaaaagtcttggatgaaggacagccatgcgagcaagcagggtttcgaaaaggattcagcacgattgaccacattcacactgtttcgaaactcatcgaggtatcacgagagtacaagatgccgctctgtctcaccttcatcgacttaaagaaggctttcgactcggttgagacggaagcggtcgtggaagccttgaacaaccaaggcgtccctactcagtacattaaggtacttcgagagttgtacagtaacttcacgaccggaatttcgccattctacaagaacatcatcattgacgtgaagaggggggtccgacagggtgatacaatttcacccaaaatattcacagccaccctcgagaacgcaatgcgaaagttggaatgggacgacatgggagtgaaggttgatggtcggcagctacaccatttgcgctttgctgatgacatcgtactggtaacacctagcatcagccaagcggaacgaatgctgaccgaattcgacgaaacatgtggatgcatcggtcttcagctgaatctacaaaagacgatgttcatgcggaacggatgggtctcggatgccccattcacgctcaacggaacgaacatatccgaatgcaccagctacgtttatctgggtcgggaactgaacatgatgaacgacctgacccccgagctgggcaggaggagacgagcggcttggggagcgttcaagagcatcgaggatgtagtgaagaagaccaggaacacccggctccgtgctcacctcttcaacaccaccgtacttcctgctttgacttatgcttcggaagcctgggcatttcgcaagcaggaagaaaacgcggtgagcgtcattgaacgcgcaattgagagagtgatgctaggagtatcccgtttcacgcaagtgagggacgggattcgaagttccctcctacgtcagcgatcgaagattagagacgccgccgcgtttgtcaaggaaagtaaaataaggtgggccggacacgtgatgcgctttgatgacaaccgttggaccagagccgtgagcgactgggttccccgcgatattaagcgcactacaggaagaccgccgacccgatggtcagatttcttcacgaaatccttgaaagaaaaatatgatgctcttcgtgtcccacgcgaaaggaggaaccactgggctactctggcacgcgatcgggacaaatggaagaattactggcgcccgctcgaccagttcgaagaataa
- a CDS encoding hypothetical protein (NECATOR_CHRII.G5288.T1): protein MFNFAVDDIVSPSAPPLVKLEYDVGRYEAFDENNENQGACGRLLMPTKSSRESTYLRFVLSWCMETLYRQLPGYFWPMVCYSEELPLEVNMV, encoded by the exons ATGTTCAATTTTGCCGTCGATGACATTGTGTCACCATCTGCACCTCCCTTGGTCAAACTCGAGTACGACGTGGGTCGCTACGAGGCCTTTGACGAGAATAACgagaatcagg GAGCCTGTGGTCGACTCCTAatgccaacgaagtcaagccgcgagtctacctatctgcGATTTGTGCTATCATGGTGTATGGAGACTTTGTATCG ACAACTGCCAGGATACTTCTGGCCAATGGTGTGCTATAGCGAAGAACTTCCCTTAGAGGTGAATATGGTGTAG